The following coding sequences lie in one Lentilactobacillus sp. SPB1-3 genomic window:
- a CDS encoding CCA tRNA nucleotidyltransferase: MAIIVKINKFPIEFEEALPILRKIEAAGFEAYFVGGSVRDTILGREIHDVDIATSAYPEEVKQIFDRTVDTGIQHGTVMVLDHGNGYEVTTFRTESTYQDYRRPDEVTFVRSLEEDLKRRDFTINALALSENGEITDLFSGLDDMKNHLIRAVGVPDERFNEDALRMMRAIRFSSQLDFDIEPETEGAIDRHAHLLEKIAIERIHEEFVKMMMGVRPNLGLNKMIEMGLAKHVPDFKDQETALKQLSQLPLTGLDEIQIWALFAFGFKYDQARINKFMRNWKSSNQLTEEVSKTALLLNEVAEGQAGNLELYKAGETAVVAADHLAQILSLPIEPDKLASKYKQLQIKTKRDLAISAKDLITNKVLTPGPQLGQVLNNLEQSVVENKLNNNYVELLTAAKSIKGEGSN, from the coding sequence ATGGCGATTATTGTGAAGATAAATAAATTTCCAATTGAATTTGAAGAAGCATTACCAATTCTTAGAAAAATTGAAGCCGCCGGTTTTGAGGCTTATTTTGTTGGCGGTTCGGTCAGAGATACCATCCTTGGCCGAGAAATTCATGATGTTGATATCGCAACTAGTGCGTATCCAGAAGAAGTTAAGCAAATTTTTGATAGAACTGTTGATACCGGAATTCAACATGGAACAGTAATGGTTTTAGACCATGGAAATGGTTATGAAGTAACTACGTTTAGAACTGAATCTACTTATCAAGATTATCGGAGACCAGATGAAGTCACATTTGTCAGATCATTAGAGGAAGATCTAAAGCGAAGAGATTTTACGATCAATGCCTTGGCACTTAGCGAGAATGGTGAGATAACAGATTTATTCTCCGGATTAGATGATATGAAAAATCATTTGATTCGCGCAGTAGGCGTCCCTGATGAACGATTTAATGAAGATGCTTTACGAATGATGAGAGCGATTCGATTTTCAAGTCAACTTGATTTTGATATTGAGCCTGAAACAGAAGGAGCAATTGATCGACACGCACATTTGTTAGAAAAAATTGCAATCGAACGAATCCATGAAGAGTTTGTCAAAATGATGATGGGCGTTCGTCCTAACCTTGGATTGAACAAAATGATTGAGATGGGCTTGGCCAAACATGTTCCCGATTTTAAAGATCAAGAAACTGCCCTAAAGCAATTAAGTCAATTGCCATTAACGGGATTGGACGAGATTCAAATTTGGGCCTTGTTTGCCTTTGGCTTTAAGTACGATCAAGCAAGAATAAATAAATTTATGCGGAACTGGAAAAGTTCAAATCAATTAACAGAAGAAGTCAGTAAGACAGCACTCTTATTAAACGAGGTCGCAGAAGGTCAAGCAGGAAATCTAGAATTATACAAAGCTGGTGAAACAGCGGTCGTTGCTGCAGATCATTTGGCGCAGATTTTAAGTTTGCCAATTGAACCGGACAAACTGGCAAGTAAATATAAACAATTACAAATTAAAACAAAACGTGATTTAGCGATTTCTGCTAAAGACTTGATAACTAACAAAGTCTTAACGCCAGGTCCACAACTGGGACAGGTTTTAAATAATTTGGAGCAGTCAGTGGTCGAAAATAAGCTTAATAATAATTATGTTGAATTATTAACAGCGGCTAAATCAATTAAAGGTGAAGGAAGCAATTAA
- a CDS encoding YitT family protein, with protein sequence MSKVKKLFLNRVSFADLLVIALGTALYSFGIIYFNLANKLADGGVTGITLILKALFNFNPAYSTIIVNIPLFLIGMRFLGKRDMFYTLYGILALSFFLWVWQQIPIHINLQHDLLLASLGAGLFGGFGSGLVYRFGGTTGGIDIIARLFERFRGIQMGQSLLVIDVLVLLSSLIYLDIRQMAYTLIYIYIFSQIVNFTQQGAYTARGIIIISNHSEAIAASLMEELSRGVTYLNAEGGYSRDEKQVIYTVVSPSELHGLKQIVEGIDKQAFISIINVHEAIGEGFTYKRPKKFNLFN encoded by the coding sequence ATGAGTAAAGTTAAAAAATTATTTCTAAACCGGGTTTCGTTCGCCGACTTGTTGGTGATTGCGTTAGGAACTGCTTTATATTCTTTTGGAATCATCTACTTTAACCTTGCTAATAAATTAGCTGACGGCGGTGTAACTGGTATTACATTGATTTTAAAAGCGCTATTTAACTTTAATCCAGCCTATTCGACAATTATTGTCAATATTCCGCTGTTTTTAATTGGAATGAGATTTTTAGGAAAACGGGATATGTTTTACACTTTGTATGGAATTCTTGCCCTATCATTCTTCTTGTGGGTCTGGCAACAAATTCCCATTCATATCAATTTGCAGCATGATTTATTGCTTGCCTCTTTGGGAGCTGGGCTCTTTGGTGGATTCGGTTCCGGACTAGTTTACCGCTTCGGTGGAACTACTGGAGGTATCGATATCATTGCCAGATTGTTTGAACGATTCCGTGGTATTCAAATGGGGCAATCCCTATTAGTGATCGATGTTTTGGTTCTGCTATCTTCATTGATTTACTTAGACATTCGTCAAATGGCTTATACATTGATTTATATCTATATTTTTTCACAAATCGTTAATTTCACGCAACAAGGTGCTTATACCGCTCGAGGAATTATTATTATTAGTAACCACTCCGAAGCAATCGCAGCTTCATTAATGGAGGAACTATCTCGAGGCGTAACTTACTTGAATGCCGAGGGTGGCTATTCTCGTGATGAGAAACAAGTTATTTATACAGTTGTTTCTCCTAGCGAATTGCATGGCCTAAAGCAAATTGTCGAAGGCATTGATAAACAAGCATTTATTTCAATTATTAATGTCCATGAGGCAATTGGTGAAGGGTTCACTTACAAACGGCCCAAAAAATTCAATCTATTTAATTAA
- a CDS encoding tetratricopeptide repeat protein produces the protein MNYSQTALDFLEKGQLDDFEKNYKLALKNDTDEYLFSLAEELYSYGFSDHSKEIYEQLLKKYPDDDTLKVNLAELAIDADDDDKALEYLSFVSPDSDEYVSSLMVSADLYQTQGLIENSEQKLLEAQLLAPEEPAIWLALAEFYFSTRQFQKAIKYYIDLIKSGVTEMSAINLVERLGVAYAQTGKFEQAVGYLEQIKTINMNSDVKFELGFTYFNLKEYQQAIDVFEEIREDEPQYSSLYPYLADAYVEQNQVDKALITVQEGLANDQYNEQLWVKASEIAKQAGQMELVGEYLTKARETAPDDISILSRLSDWYVDNGKDDENIELLKPVADQEMFDAHLSYNLAMSLSHKGDIKGATTNFQIAERELDTDTKFLKDAIFFYRENGDRDKEIELLKQYLKVDPEDFEMQSMLDEELDY, from the coding sequence ATGAATTATTCACAAACTGCCCTTGATTTTTTAGAGAAGGGTCAATTAGATGATTTTGAAAAGAATTATAAACTAGCCTTAAAAAACGATACTGATGAATATTTATTTTCATTAGCAGAAGAACTGTATTCATATGGTTTTTCTGATCACTCAAAAGAAATTTATGAACAATTATTAAAAAAGTATCCTGATGATGATACTTTAAAAGTTAATTTGGCAGAATTGGCAATCGATGCCGACGATGATGATAAGGCTTTGGAGTATTTATCATTTGTTAGCCCAGACTCTGACGAATATGTAAGTTCTTTGATGGTTTCAGCTGATTTGTATCAAACCCAGGGACTTATTGAGAATAGCGAGCAAAAGTTGTTAGAAGCCCAATTATTAGCTCCTGAGGAGCCAGCAATATGGTTGGCTCTTGCCGAATTCTATTTTTCCACTCGCCAATTTCAAAAGGCAATCAAATATTACATTGATTTAATCAAGTCAGGTGTGACTGAGATGTCCGCAATAAACCTAGTTGAACGATTAGGTGTTGCCTACGCCCAGACAGGTAAGTTTGAACAAGCCGTTGGTTATCTTGAGCAAATCAAGACTATTAATATGAATTCCGACGTCAAATTTGAATTAGGATTCACATACTTTAATTTGAAAGAATATCAACAAGCAATTGACGTTTTCGAAGAGATTAGAGAAGATGAGCCTCAATACAGTTCTTTATATCCATACTTGGCTGATGCCTACGTCGAACAAAATCAAGTAGATAAGGCATTAATCACGGTTCAAGAAGGACTGGCAAATGACCAATATAATGAACAGCTATGGGTCAAAGCTAGTGAAATCGCCAAGCAGGCGGGTCAAATGGAACTAGTTGGGGAATACCTCACTAAGGCCCGTGAGACTGCACCGGATGATATTTCGATTTTGAGTCGTTTGTCAGACTGGTATGTGGATAACGGTAAAGACGATGAGAATATCGAATTGTTGAAGCCAGTGGCTGATCAAGAGATGTTTGATGCCCATTTGTCGTACAATCTGGCAATGTCATTGAGTCATAAAGGTGATATTAAAGGAGCCACAACTAATTTTCAAATTGCTGAACGTGAGTTAGATACTGATACTAAATTCTTGAAGGATGCTATTTTCTTCTATCGAGAAAACGGTGATCGTGATAAAGAAATTGAGTTATTGAAACAGTATCTTAAGGTAGACCCTGAAGACTTTGAAATGCAATCGATGTTAGATGAAGAGTTAGACTACTAG
- a CDS encoding HU family DNA-binding protein produces MANKAELVSSVATATGLTKKDATAAVDAVFDSIQASLAKGDKVQLIGFGNFEVRERAARKGRNPQTGQEIQIPASKVPAFKPGKALKDAVK; encoded by the coding sequence ATGGCAAACAAAGCAGAATTAGTAAGCTCAGTTGCAACTGCAACTGGTTTAACTAAGAAAGACGCTACAGCAGCTGTAGATGCAGTATTTGATTCTATCCAAGCTAGCTTAGCAAAGGGAGACAAGGTTCAATTGATCGGTTTCGGTAACTTTGAAGTACGTGAACGTGCTGCCCGTAAAGGACGTAACCCTCAAACAGGTCAAGAAATCCAAATTCCAGCAAGCAAAGTACCAGCATTCAAACCTGGTAAAGCGCTTAAGGATGCTGTAAAATAG
- the der gene encoding ribosome biogenesis GTPase Der translates to MKMPTVAFVGRPNVGKSTIFNRIAGERISIVEDTPGVTRDRIYAHGEWLTTKFAMIDTGGIQIDDQPFSAQIRSQAEIAIEEADVIVFIVDAKAGLTDDDEQVARILYQSDKPIVLAVNKADNPETREDIYDFYALGVGDPLPISGVHGLGIGDLLDEIVKNFPDLSGEADNGDIRFSLIGRPNVGKSSIVNALLGEDRVIVSDIAGTTRDAIDTHFEADGTEFTMVDTAGIRKRGKVYENTERYSVMRAMSAIDQSDVALFVINAEEGIREQDKRVAGYAHEAGKAIVVVVNKWDTLKKNNHTQTDFEKIIRDEFQYMAYAPIIFVSAKTKQRIEQLPTLIKRVYDNHERRIQSSALNDVIMDAIAIHPTPTVNTKRLRIYYATQVAVGPPTFVIFVNDPELMHFSYSRFLENQIRDHFDFTGTPIHLIKRSRK, encoded by the coding sequence ATGAAAATGCCTACTGTTGCATTTGTTGGTCGTCCAAATGTTGGAAAATCAACAATATTTAACCGAATTGCGGGTGAAAGAATTTCAATCGTCGAAGATACTCCAGGAGTAACTCGTGATAGAATTTACGCCCATGGTGAATGGCTAACTACTAAATTCGCAATGATTGATACTGGTGGTATTCAGATTGATGATCAACCATTCTCAGCTCAGATTAGAAGTCAAGCTGAAATCGCCATTGAAGAAGCAGACGTCATTGTGTTTATTGTGGACGCTAAAGCCGGATTAACTGATGATGATGAACAGGTTGCTAGAATTCTTTATCAAAGTGATAAGCCGATTGTTCTAGCGGTCAATAAGGCTGACAATCCCGAAACTCGGGAAGATATCTACGACTTTTATGCTTTGGGGGTTGGCGATCCATTACCAATTTCTGGAGTCCACGGATTAGGAATTGGTGATTTACTTGATGAAATCGTTAAAAACTTCCCAGACTTGTCAGGAGAAGCTGATAACGGTGATATTCGCTTTAGTTTGATTGGCCGACCTAATGTTGGAAAGTCTTCTATCGTTAATGCATTGCTGGGTGAGGATCGAGTAATTGTTTCTGACATTGCTGGAACCACTCGTGACGCCATTGACACTCATTTTGAAGCTGATGGCACTGAATTCACTATGGTTGATACTGCCGGAATTCGTAAGCGTGGTAAGGTATATGAAAATACTGAACGTTATTCTGTCATGCGGGCAATGAGTGCAATTGACCAAAGTGATGTTGCTCTCTTCGTTATTAATGCTGAAGAAGGAATTCGTGAACAAGATAAACGAGTTGCTGGGTATGCTCATGAAGCTGGTAAGGCAATTGTCGTTGTTGTTAACAAATGGGATACATTGAAAAAGAATAATCATACACAGACTGACTTTGAAAAGATTATTCGAGATGAATTCCAATACATGGCATATGCTCCCATAATTTTCGTGTCAGCAAAAACTAAACAACGAATTGAACAATTACCAACATTGATCAAGCGAGTATATGACAACCATGAACGTCGTATTCAATCTTCAGCATTGAACGATGTCATTATGGATGCTATTGCTATTCATCCCACACCAACGGTTAATACTAAGCGTTTACGAATCTATTACGCAACTCAAGTTGCGGTTGGCCCACCAACATTTGTTATCTTCGTAAACGATCCTGAATTGATGCATTTCTCTTATTCTAGATTCTTAGAGAACCAAATTAGAGATCATTTTGATTTTACTGGAACACCAATTCACCTTATAAAACGCAGCCGGAAGTAA
- the rpsA gene encoding 30S ribosomal protein S1, which produces MSENANNENNDLLDALNSVSEVNVGDVVTAEVLAIDDNQQLIVGIEGAGVEGVVPQRELASDQDVKDIKIGDKLQLVVTSRIGSDKEGGSYLLSSRRLQARKVWDELVEKSNNKETITAKVTQVVKGGLVVDTGVRGFIPASMISDHFVDNLNEYKDQELELEIIEIDPATNRLILSHRAVLEAKNAANREKLMSTLHEGDIVEGKVARLTDFGAFVDLGGIDGLVHVSQIAYERVNKPSDVLKVGQEVKVKVLSVDFDKNRISLSIKQTLPEPWDNIEEKASAGEVLDGTVKRLTDFGAFVEVFPGVEGLVHISQIAHEHIATPGDVLSEGENVKVKVLDVDPDRKRLALSIKALTEAPKSEENDNRSNNRKNNRSVSDNSTSNAPEEESGFTLGDIIGNELNDSENK; this is translated from the coding sequence ATGAGTGAAAACGCCAATAACGAAAATAATGATTTATTAGATGCTTTAAATAGTGTGAGTGAAGTTAATGTTGGAGATGTTGTTACTGCTGAAGTTTTAGCAATTGACGACAACCAACAACTTATCGTCGGCATTGAAGGTGCCGGTGTTGAAGGAGTAGTTCCACAACGTGAACTAGCTTCTGATCAAGATGTTAAAGATATTAAAATTGGTGACAAATTACAATTAGTTGTCACTTCAAGAATCGGTAGTGACAAGGAAGGCGGAAGTTACCTTCTTTCATCACGTCGTCTACAAGCTCGTAAAGTTTGGGATGAGTTAGTAGAAAAATCAAATAACAAAGAAACTATCACCGCCAAAGTGACACAAGTTGTTAAGGGTGGTTTAGTTGTTGATACTGGTGTGCGTGGATTTATCCCAGCATCAATGATCTCAGATCATTTTGTCGACAACTTGAACGAATACAAGGATCAAGAATTAGAATTAGAAATTATTGAAATTGATCCTGCAACTAACCGTTTGATTCTTTCACATCGTGCAGTTCTTGAAGCTAAGAATGCTGCTAACCGTGAAAAATTAATGTCTACTCTTCATGAAGGCGACATCGTGGAAGGTAAAGTTGCTCGTTTAACTGACTTTGGTGCCTTTGTAGATCTTGGTGGTATTGATGGATTAGTTCATGTTTCTCAAATTGCATACGAAAGAGTTAACAAACCTTCTGATGTACTTAAAGTGGGTCAAGAAGTTAAAGTTAAGGTTCTTTCAGTTGATTTTGACAAGAACAGAATTTCTCTTTCAATTAAGCAAACATTGCCAGAACCATGGGATAACATTGAAGAAAAGGCATCTGCTGGTGAAGTACTTGATGGTACTGTTAAGCGTTTGACTGACTTTGGTGCTTTCGTTGAAGTATTCCCAGGTGTTGAAGGATTAGTTCATATTTCACAAATTGCTCATGAACACATTGCTACTCCAGGCGATGTTTTGAGCGAAGGTGAAAATGTTAAGGTTAAAGTTCTTGATGTAGATCCTGATAGAAAACGTTTGGCATTGTCAATTAAAGCTTTGACTGAAGCTCCTAAGAGTGAAGAAAATGATAACCGTTCAAACAACAGAAAGAACAATAGATCCGTTAGCGACAATTCAACAAGTAATGCTCCTGAAGAAGAATCAGGTTTCACTTTAGGTGATATTATCGGTAACGAACTTAACGATTCAGAAAACAAATAA
- the cmk gene encoding (d)CMP kinase — MHKNGIQVAIDGPASAGKSTVAKLVAKQFGYIYVDTGAMYRAITYKVLKSGLSLDNETAISDIVRSSEISFAPSDKGQLVYIDGEDITEAIRQEDVTNSVSAVSAISTVREELSADQQRIAINGGVVMDGRDIGSTVLPDAEVKIFLIASVEERAQRRYKENIEKGIDTPLDELQLEIEARDYKDSHRKISPLTKADDAVEIDTTSLSIEEVVEKIASVIKDELNSN, encoded by the coding sequence ATGCACAAGAATGGAATACAAGTCGCAATCGATGGTCCAGCATCTGCTGGTAAAAGTACTGTAGCTAAGTTAGTTGCTAAACAATTTGGTTATATTTATGTAGATACTGGAGCAATGTATCGGGCAATTACGTATAAAGTATTGAAAAGTGGTCTTTCACTTGATAACGAAACTGCTATTTCTGATATCGTAAGATCTTCAGAAATTAGTTTTGCACCAAGCGACAAAGGACAACTCGTATACATTGATGGTGAAGATATCACCGAAGCCATTCGTCAAGAAGACGTCACCAACTCCGTTTCTGCTGTTTCGGCAATTAGTACAGTTAGAGAAGAACTAAGTGCTGACCAACAACGAATCGCTATTAATGGCGGTGTTGTTATGGATGGTAGAGATATCGGTTCTACTGTTCTTCCAGATGCTGAAGTTAAGATCTTTTTGATTGCCAGTGTTGAAGAACGTGCTCAACGAAGATATAAAGAAAACATAGAAAAGGGAATCGATACGCCTCTAGATGAATTGCAATTAGAGATAGAGGCACGTGATTACAAAGATTCTCATAGAAAAATTTCGCCTTTAACTAAAGCGGATGATGCAGTGGAGATTGATACCACATCACTTTCCATTGAAGAAGTAGTTGAAAAGATTGCTTCTGTAATAAAAGATGAACTCAATTCTAACTAA
- a CDS encoding LysM peptidoglycan-binding domain-containing protein, with protein sequence MALKNEKPSEEKEPWNQTFSEDRDEDGNLSRVKLRKENSNHNVITIVVVALIVIISLIALTYGMVKQNAMGREDGTSNNSSSVSMVSQSDSKKKSTSAKESTPRVAKKSTAPKESSNANDNQSMTNNDSTSGSSSPSNNQSSRQTNNNVDNTGQTSQNSQSGSSTASATNSNNSQTTTDSQSGSGTNSSSTSGSGGDYATVQAGQGVYRVAVNNGLTVDQLMKMNGLSSSSQLHPGQKLRVK encoded by the coding sequence ATGGCGCTTAAAAACGAAAAGCCATCTGAAGAAAAGGAACCTTGGAATCAAACCTTTTCTGAAGATCGTGATGAAGATGGCAATCTTTCAAGAGTGAAACTCCGGAAGGAAAACAGCAACCATAATGTAATTACGATTGTTGTCGTCGCATTAATAGTTATCATTTCATTGATTGCATTGACTTATGGAATGGTTAAACAAAATGCGATGGGCAGAGAAGATGGGACTAGTAATAATTCTTCTTCTGTGTCCATGGTTTCTCAATCTGATTCAAAAAAAAAATCAACTTCAGCTAAAGAATCCACTCCTCGTGTAGCCAAAAAATCGACTGCTCCAAAAGAATCATCAAATGCAAATGATAATCAGTCGATGACTAACAATGATTCTACTAGTGGATCATCTTCTCCAAGTAATAACCAATCTTCTAGACAGACAAACAATAATGTTGACAACACCGGTCAAACGTCTCAAAATAGTCAGTCGGGTTCAAGTACCGCATCTGCTACTAACTCAAATAATTCCCAAACAACTACTGATTCACAAAGTGGTTCAGGAACTAATTCAAGCAGTACAAGTGGATCTGGTGGCGACTACGCAACTGTTCAAGCAGGGCAGGGGGTATATCGTGTGGCCGTCAACAATGGCTTGACTGTTGACCAGTTGATGAAGATGAATGGTTTGAGTTCAAGCTCTCAATTACACCCCGGTCAAAAACTACGGGTAAAATAA
- a CDS encoding RecQ family ATP-dependent DNA helicase, producing MPVDLLKTLNEEFGFTDFRPGQLEVLTKLQQGDDVFAILPTGGGKTLIYQLFGRVNSGTVVVVSPLISLMQDQVQRMQYLGEKRVVALTSNLSFSEKQIVLNNISQYKYIYISPEMLSNQNVLEHFKQLEISLFVVDEAHCVSEWGPDFRPEYQDLGWIRTRLNSPLTLMITATATDKVQQDVISKLGFENGEVDIESQPVNRPNIFLAAKVVADEKEKLAVVKQFLSTISGKGIIYFSSRVKAEKIAEQLAASANLKVLAYHGGMTSEDRYSVQQQFMNDQIDVICATSAFGMGIDKQDIRFVIHFHIPANLQSYMQEIGRCGRDGEKGVALALFSDDDRFIHLGLLDKTIPTSNEIEYAYAHPDVEFNDESYRVIKYYIGHQVPLNEVQQIFEKRKIQRQVELAQMIDYIMSTTCRREKLLTPFQSTYESEPGFCCDIDDEFWIDVQTFMDEHSINSQKVSADEQSEDWLSVVNQLFLSKN from the coding sequence ATGCCAGTTGATCTTTTAAAAACCTTAAATGAAGAATTTGGTTTTACCGATTTTCGTCCGGGTCAATTAGAGGTTTTAACCAAGTTGCAACAGGGCGACGATGTTTTTGCTATCCTTCCCACCGGTGGCGGAAAAACTTTGATCTATCAGTTATTTGGCAGAGTTAACTCTGGTACGGTGGTGGTTGTTTCACCGTTAATATCCTTAATGCAAGATCAGGTCCAACGGATGCAATATCTTGGTGAAAAAAGAGTGGTGGCATTAACATCTAATCTTTCTTTTTCTGAAAAACAAATCGTTTTAAATAATATTTCTCAATATAAATATATTTATATTTCGCCAGAAATGTTGTCCAATCAAAACGTTCTGGAGCATTTTAAGCAATTGGAGATTTCGTTGTTCGTGGTCGATGAAGCGCATTGTGTTTCAGAATGGGGACCAGATTTTCGGCCTGAGTATCAAGATTTAGGATGGATTAGGACACGACTTAATTCGCCACTGACCTTAATGATTACCGCGACAGCAACTGATAAAGTGCAACAAGATGTAATCAGCAAGCTTGGTTTTGAGAATGGCGAGGTTGATATCGAATCGCAACCGGTTAATAGACCGAATATATTTTTAGCCGCAAAAGTTGTGGCAGATGAAAAGGAAAAATTAGCTGTTGTAAAGCAATTTTTATCAACGATATCAGGTAAGGGAATCATTTATTTTTCCAGTCGGGTAAAGGCTGAAAAAATTGCTGAACAGCTTGCTGCTTCCGCTAATTTGAAGGTGTTAGCCTACCATGGTGGTATGACTAGTGAAGATCGTTATTCAGTCCAACAGCAATTCATGAATGACCAGATTGATGTGATATGTGCTACTAGTGCATTCGGTATGGGCATCGATAAGCAAGACATTCGATTCGTGATTCATTTTCATATCCCTGCCAATTTGCAAAGTTATATGCAAGAAATTGGTCGGTGTGGGCGAGACGGGGAAAAAGGAGTCGCTTTGGCATTGTTTAGTGATGATGACCGATTCATTCATTTAGGACTATTGGATAAAACTATTCCTACAAGCAATGAGATAGAATATGCTTATGCGCATCCGGATGTTGAATTTAACGATGAGTCATATCGAGTCATCAAGTATTATATTGGTCATCAAGTTCCACTTAATGAAGTTCAACAAATATTTGAAAAAAGAAAAATTCAACGCCAAGTCGAACTTGCTCAAATGATTGATTATATAATGAGTACAACGTGTCGAAGAGAGAAACTATTAACACCTTTTCAATCCACATATGAATCTGAGCCAGGCTTTTGTTGTGATATCGATGATGAATTTTGGATAGATGTTCAGACATTTATGGATGAACATTCAATTAATAGTCAAAAAGTATCAGCTGATGAACAGTCAGAAGATTGGCTTAGTGTTGTGAATCAACTATTTTTATCAAAAAATTAA
- a CDS encoding helix-turn-helix domain-containing protein: protein MQTDMLILLFCSSSEPRRIKAVFNVLIGKRTVSNLFWGFNYGLLDYLDSFHGLSLDDLNKSINDLKQRGLIIEPENNFIQLTELGDQARDDLLQTVGQVDILKTAGQYDVELFKKRIILATQVVSEYSYQNNRYYPQSIDMLNDSLVKLWFIKNKATDLIELMRDGWIKVLSTMSKELADFYAQTLIGHERFGQTPKQIANKVSMSESEVRLWLYMGDCLAVKGFIDLKNSSMDLLFRGVKRDRISHSALVTWDMFSRSNSSLIAIADKRRVKVTTIREHLLECAILLPDPQPLFDRVLNKSLINKLDEFAPDSILEWKFDKSLSQKLQIDFFEFRMYQIMRSRENAS, encoded by the coding sequence ATGCAAACTGATATGCTAATTTTGTTGTTTTGTTCGTCATCTGAACCGCGGAGAATTAAGGCTGTTTTCAACGTCTTAATCGGTAAAAGAACGGTTTCTAACTTATTTTGGGGATTTAATTACGGACTATTAGATTATCTGGATTCTTTTCATGGATTGTCGCTAGATGATTTAAATAAAAGTATCAATGATTTAAAGCAACGGGGTTTAATTATTGAGCCTGAGAACAATTTCATCCAATTAACTGAACTTGGCGATCAAGCTCGAGACGACTTGTTACAGACGGTTGGCCAAGTCGATATTTTAAAGACAGCTGGTCAGTACGACGTGGAATTATTCAAGAAAAGAATTATATTAGCAACGCAGGTAGTTTCTGAATATAGTTATCAAAATAATCGTTATTATCCGCAATCCATTGACATGTTGAATGATAGTTTAGTCAAATTGTGGTTCATTAAAAACAAGGCCACCGATTTAATTGAACTTATGAGGGATGGTTGGATAAAAGTACTTTCCACTATGTCAAAAGAATTGGCGGATTTTTATGCTCAAACATTGATTGGTCATGAAAGATTCGGTCAGACACCTAAGCAGATTGCAAATAAAGTATCGATGAGTGAAAGTGAAGTAAGATTATGGCTTTATATGGGAGATTGTTTGGCTGTTAAGGGCTTTATTGATTTGAAAAATTCAAGTATGGATTTGCTGTTCCGAGGTGTTAAAAGAGACCGAATCTCTCACAGTGCGCTGGTAACGTGGGACATGTTTTCTAGATCCAACTCATCATTAATTGCCATTGCAGATAAGAGAAGGGTCAAAGTCACAACTATTCGAGAACATTTATTAGAATGCGCCATTTTGTTACCAGATCCACAGCCATTATTTGACCGTGTTTTGAATAAATCTTTAATCAATAAATTAGATGAATTCGCTCCAGATTCAATTCTTGAATGGAAGTTTGACAAGTCACTATCTCAGAAATTACAAATCGATTTTTTTGAGTTCAGAATGTATCAAATAATGAGGAGTCGTGAAAATGCCAGTTGA
- a CDS encoding ECF transporter S component: MENSSKHQMIVSRTVQLSVLSAMSYVLMFIAVPIIPFVPWMKIDLSDIPILIAAVVFGPASGIVVAGLKAALYWVTTGASVINLIGVAAAFVSSITLIIGYELVASLTRNSKKWVQNLTLVISMVLSITVVMTLLNWLFVLPMYMQLVGLKLSMPLNAILLYGVAPFNIIKGITVSIVFLLLKDYLLPVFKHSR, from the coding sequence ATGGAAAATAGTTCAAAGCACCAAATGATTGTTTCAAGGACGGTTCAGTTGTCGGTATTATCGGCAATGTCTTATGTTCTAATGTTTATTGCGGTTCCAATTATCCCGTTTGTTCCGTGGATGAAAATTGATTTAAGTGATATTCCAATTTTGATTGCTGCCGTTGTTTTTGGACCTGCTTCCGGAATTGTGGTTGCCGGTTTAAAGGCCGCTTTATATTGGGTAACAACCGGAGCGTCGGTTATTAATTTAATTGGTGTTGCAGCCGCTTTTGTGTCTTCTATCACTTTAATTATTGGTTATGAATTGGTTGCTAGCTTAACCCGTAATTCAAAAAAATGGGTTCAGAATCTTACTTTAGTAATCTCGATGGTGTTATCAATCACAGTTGTGATGACATTATTAAACTGGCTGTTCGTGTTACCAATGTATATGCAGTTGGTAGGATTAAAGTTATCAATGCCATTGAATGCGATTCTTTTATATGGCGTTGCGCCATTTAATATAATTAAAGGAATCACGGTATCAATTGTATTTTTGCTGCTCAAGGATTATTTGTTACCGGTATTCAAGCATAGTCGGTAA